One genomic window of Caldivirga maquilingensis IC-167 includes the following:
- a CDS encoding glycosyltransferase: MFICIIHLSSAPPLAYVFLNFHNCDHNPDASLLSRTFSTLTGFVDVIIMVDNASSNRDFLIRLCGSYGNCDFLEVGFNSGVAHALRIGVKYAVERYNPQWLLFLDDDSTPLRDAMPTLIKILRKMPNQVGAVRISPGSGDCRIYDDRYGMFSGTFIRSSVALRACCRDDFFLDQADLDMYFRVRELGYRTLFVNCKLLDHRLGVKAWIPVISHRYGGPVDYEPPWRLYYIARNSTVLLLEGKIDSITYLLQLINWGLKGILRDRGKAIKAVSLGIMHGLLKELGYLTQRNLKKYTLSTGYGLVKEGQGFAA, translated from the coding sequence GTGTTTATATGCATAATACATTTAAGCTCTGCGCCTCCTTTAGCCTATGTCTTTCTTAACTTCCATAATTGTGACCATAATCCGGATGCATCACTTCTCTCTAGGACTTTCTCGACGCTTACCGGCTTTGTTGACGTCATAATTATGGTTGATAATGCATCAAGCAATAGGGACTTCCTGATTAGGCTCTGTGGCTCTTATGGTAATTGTGACTTCCTAGAAGTTGGATTTAACTCAGGCGTTGCCCATGCATTAAGAATTGGCGTTAAGTACGCAGTTGAGAGGTACAACCCACAGTGGCTCTTGTTCTTAGATGACGACAGCACACCACTTAGGGACGCCATGCCCACGTTAATTAAGATCCTAAGAAAAATGCCCAATCAAGTAGGCGCTGTGAGGATATCCCCTGGGTCTGGTGATTGCCGCATATACGATGACCGTTACGGCATGTTCTCGGGCACGTTCATAAGGTCAAGCGTCGCCTTAAGGGCTTGCTGCAGGGACGACTTCTTCCTAGACCAAGCGGACCTCGACATGTACTTCAGGGTCAGGGAGCTGGGCTATAGAACGCTCTTCGTAAATTGTAAATTACTTGATCACAGGCTTGGTGTTAAGGCGTGGATCCCCGTGATATCCCATAGGTATGGTGGTCCCGTGGATTATGAGCCACCGTGGAGGCTCTATTACATTGCAAGAAACTCCACGGTGCTGCTTCTGGAGGGCAAGATAGACTCGATAACATACTTGCTGCAATTAATAAACTGGGGCCTTAAGGGAATATTACGCGATAGAGGCAAGGCCATTAAGGCAGTGAGCCTCGGTATAATGCACGGGTTACTAAAGGAGTTAGGTTACTTAACCCAGAGAAATTTAAAAAAATATACATTAAGCAC